A single Equus quagga isolate Etosha38 chromosome 8, UCLA_HA_Equagga_1.0, whole genome shotgun sequence DNA region contains:
- the ATG9B gene encoding autophagy-related protein 9B isoform X2, with the protein MVRRTGWGGSRRQRGRWGDLGPGSVPLLPTPLPPLPPPLCRGPGGGRVSIFSLSPAPHTRSSTSSAPPLALGPPCPVVQAPGTSQSRHSALPTPATPPTQARPAMIPISAPQSWGSHSTPPLASVTPPPTCRCPQDPPGLRIGPLIPEQDYERLEDCDPEGSQHSPLHGEEQQPLLHVPEGLRGSWHHIQNLDSFFTKIYSYHQRNGFACILLEDVFQLGQFVFIVTFTTFLLRCVDYNILFANQPNNRTRPGLLHSKVTLSDAILPSAQCAQRIRSSPLLVFLLILAAAFWLFQLLRSVCNLFSYWDIQVFYREALHIPPEELSLVPWAEVQSRLLALQRSGGLCVQPRPLTELDVHHRILRYTNYQVALANKGLLPARCALPWGGSAAFLSRGLAFNVDLLLFRGPFSLFRGGWELPDAYKRSDQRGALAARWRRTVLLLAAVNLALSPLVLAWQVLHAFYSHVELLRREPGALGARRWSRLARLQLRHFNELPHELCARLARAYRPAAAFLRAAAPPAPLLALLARQLVFFAGALFAALLVLTVYDEDVLAVEHVLTAMTVLGVTATVARSFIPEEQCQGRSPQLLLQAALAHMHYLPEEPGPAGRVSAYRQMARLLQYRAVSLLEELLSPLLTPMFLLFWFRPRALEIVDFFHHFTVDVAGVGDICSFALMDVKRHGHPQWLSAGQTEASLSQRAEDGKTELSLMRFSLVHPQWRPPGHSSKFLGHLRGRVQQDAASWGATSVRSPPTPGVLSDSSSPLPEAFLANLLVHPLLPPRDLSPTAPCPAAATASLLASISRIAQDPSCVSPGGTGGQKLAQLPELASAEMSLHAIYLHQLHQQQQQELWGEASASTLSRPWSSPLQTLSPDEEKPSWSSDGSSPASSPKQRWRTQRTQNLFPGGFQETTDTQKEPGQAPSTD; encoded by the exons ATGGTGAGGCGAACGGGTTGGGGGGGGAGCAGGAGGCAGCGGGGGCGGTGGGGAGACCTGGGGCCTGGATCAGTGCCCCTCCTCCCTACGccactgcctcctcttcctccccctctgtgtcgggggcctgggggagggagggtctccatcttctctctgtcccctgcccctCACACAAGAAGCTCTACTTCCTCAGCTCCCCCTCTGGCCCTGGGGCCcccctgcccagtggtgcaggccCCAGGGACCTCTCAGTCTCGCCAcagtgccctccccaccccagccaccccCCCAACACAGGCACGGCCTGCGATGATACCCATCTCTGCTCCCCAATCCTGGGGTTCCCACTCCACTCCACCCCTGGCCTCGGTGACTCCCCCTCCCACATGCCGATGCCCCCAGGATCCTCCTGGGCTGCGGATAGGCCCTCTGATCCCAGAGCAGGATTATGAGCGGCTGGAGGACTGTGACCCTGAGGGGTCCCAACATTCACCCCTCCATGGGGAGGAGCAGCAGCCCCTGCTTCATGTGCCTGAAGGGCTCCGAG GCTCCTGGCACCACATCCAGAACCTGGACAGCTTCTTCACCAAG ATCTACAGCTACCACCAGAGGAATGGCTTTGCCTGCATCCTGCTGGAGGATGTCTTCCAGCTGGG ACAATTTGTTTTCATTGTCACCTTCACCACCTTCCTCCTTCGCTGTGTGGATTACAATATTCTCTTTGCCAACCAACCAAATAACCGGACAAGACCTGGGCTGCTCCACAGCAAAGTAACCTTGTCGGATGCCATCCTACCCTCAGCTCAGTGTGCCCAGCG GATCCGCTCCAGTCCCCTGCTGGTCTTCCTTCTGATCCTGGCAGCGGCCTTCTGGCTGTTCCAGCTGCTTCGCTCAGTCTGCAACCTCTTCAGCTACTGGGACATCCAGGTGTTTTACAGGGAGGCCCTACACATCCCACCG GAGGAGCTCAGCTTGGTGCCCTGGGCGGAGGTGCAGTCCCGCCTCCTGGCGCTGCAGAGGAGCGGGGGGCTGTGCGTGCAGCCGCGGCCGCTGACCGAGCTGGACGTCCACCACCGCATCCTGCGCTACACCAACTACCAGGTGGCGCTGGCCAACAAGGGCCTGCTGCCGGCTCGCTGCGCGCTGCCCTGGGGAGGCAGTGCGGCCTTCCTCAGCCGCGGCCTGGCGTTCAACGTCGACCTGCTCCTCTTCCGCGGGCCCTTCTCCCTCTTCCGCGGGGGCTGGGAGCTGCCCGATGCCTACAAGCGCAGCGACCAGCGGGGCGCCCTGGCGGCGCGCTGGCGGCGCACGGTGCTGCTACTGGCCGCCGTGAACCTCGCGCTGAGCCCGCTGGTGCTGGCCTGGCAGGTGCTGCACGCCTTCTACAGCCACGTGGAGCTGCTGCGGCGCGAGCCGGGCGCGCTGGGGGCGCGCCGCTGGTCCCGCCTGGCCCGCCTGCAGCTGCGCCACTTCAACGAGCTGCCGCACGAGCTGTGCGCGCGCTTGGCCCGCGCCTACCGCCCCGCCGCCGCCTTCCTGCGCGCCGCTGCACCCCCGGCGCCCCTGCTCGCTCTGCTGGCCCGCCAGCTCGTCTTCTTCGCCGGCGCGCTCTTCGCTGCTCTCCTCGTGCTCACCGTCTACGACGAGGACGTCCTCGCCGTGGAGCATGTGCTCACCGCTATGACCGTGCTCGGGGTCACCGCTACCGTGGCCAG GTCTTTCATTCCAGAAGAGCAGTGCCAGGGTCGTTCCCCACAGCTCCTGCTGCAGGCGGCTTTGGCCCACATGCATTACCTTCCAGAGGAGCCCGGCCCTGCCGGCAGGGTCAGCGCTTACCGGCAGATGGCGCGGCTGTTGCAATACCGAGCG GTCTCCCTCCTGGAGGAgctcctgtcccctctcctcacccccatgTTTCTGCTCTTCTGGTTTCGCCCACGTGCCCTGGAGATTGTTGACTTTTTTCATCACTTCACTGTGGATGTGGCTGGGGTTGGTGACATCTGTTCCTTTGCCCTTATGGATGTGAAACGTCATGGCCACCCTCAG TGGCTCTCGGCCGGACAGACAGAGGCCTCGCTGTCTCAGCGTGCAGAGGATGGAAAGACTGAGCTGTCCTTGATGAGGTTCTCCCTGGTACATCCGCAATGGCGCCCCCCAGGGCACAGCTCCAAGTTCCTGGGGCACCTTCGAGGCCGGGTACAACAAGATGCAGCCTCCTGGGGTGCCACCTCGGTTCGCAGCCCCCCCACCCCTGGGGTGCTCAGCGACTCCTCCTCACCTCTG CCGGAGGCCTTCCTAGCCAACCTCTTGGTGCACCCCCTCTTGCCTCCGCGGGACCTGAGCCCCACAGCCCCCTGCCCAGCTGCAGCCACAGCCAGCCTCCTGGCTTCCATTTCCCGCATTGCTCAGGACCcaag CTGTGTGTCCCCAGGAGGCACTGGGGGCCAGAAGCTGGCCCAGCTCCCAGAGCTTGCTTCTGCTGAGATGAGTCTCCATGCTATCTACCTGCACCAG ctccatcagcagcagcagcaggaactgTGGGGTGAGGCTTCGGCCTCCACCCTGTCCAGGCCCTGGTCCAGCCCCCTGCAGACACTCTCGCCTGATGAGGAGAAGCCATCCTGGTCAAGTGATG GCTCCagtcctgcctccagccccaaaCAGCGGTGGAGAACCCAGAGGACCCAGAATCTGTTCCCTGGAGGGTTTCAGGAGACCACAGACACCCAGAAGGAGCCTGGCCAGGCCCCTAGCACTGACTGA
- the ATG9B gene encoding autophagy-related protein 9B isoform X3 — protein sequence MDPPGLRIGPLIPEQDYERLEDCDPEGSQHSPLHGEEQQPLLHVPEGLRGSWHHIQNLDSFFTKIYSYHQRNGFACILLEDVFQLGQFVFIVTFTTFLLRCVDYNILFANQPNNRTRPGLLHSKVTLSDAILPSAQCAQRIRSSPLLVFLLILAAAFWLFQLLRSVCNLFSYWDIQVFYREALHIPPEELSLVPWAEVQSRLLALQRSGGLCVQPRPLTELDVHHRILRYTNYQVALANKGLLPARCALPWGGSAAFLSRGLAFNVDLLLFRGPFSLFRGGWELPDAYKRSDQRGALAARWRRTVLLLAAVNLALSPLVLAWQVLHAFYSHVELLRREPGALGARRWSRLARLQLRHFNELPHELCARLARAYRPAAAFLRAAAPPAPLLALLARQLVFFAGALFAALLVLTVYDEDVLAVEHVLTAMTVLGVTATVARSFIPEEQCQGRSPQLLLQAALAHMHYLPEEPGPAGRVSAYRQMARLLQYRAVSLLEELLSPLLTPMFLLFWFRPRALEIVDFFHHFTVDVAGVGDICSFALMDVKRHGHPQWLSAGQTEASLSQRAEDGKTELSLMRFSLVHPQWRPPGHSSKFLGHLRGRVQQDAASWGATSVRSPPTPGVLSDSSSPLPEAFLANLLVHPLLPPRDLSPTAPCPAAATASLLASISRIAQDPSCVSPGGTGGQKLAQLPELASAEMSLHAIYLHQLHQQQQQELWGEASASTLSRPWSSPLQTLSPDEEKPSWSSDADGFSHQAPVLPPAPNSGGEPRGPRICSLEGFRRPQTPRRSLARPLALTEGAPLGSLASPATGDQTRGSGRTRQALFRGPPWTMGPRML from the exons ATG GATCCTCCTGGGCTGCGGATAGGCCCTCTGATCCCAGAGCAGGATTATGAGCGGCTGGAGGACTGTGACCCTGAGGGGTCCCAACATTCACCCCTCCATGGGGAGGAGCAGCAGCCCCTGCTTCATGTGCCTGAAGGGCTCCGAG GCTCCTGGCACCACATCCAGAACCTGGACAGCTTCTTCACCAAG ATCTACAGCTACCACCAGAGGAATGGCTTTGCCTGCATCCTGCTGGAGGATGTCTTCCAGCTGGG ACAATTTGTTTTCATTGTCACCTTCACCACCTTCCTCCTTCGCTGTGTGGATTACAATATTCTCTTTGCCAACCAACCAAATAACCGGACAAGACCTGGGCTGCTCCACAGCAAAGTAACCTTGTCGGATGCCATCCTACCCTCAGCTCAGTGTGCCCAGCG GATCCGCTCCAGTCCCCTGCTGGTCTTCCTTCTGATCCTGGCAGCGGCCTTCTGGCTGTTCCAGCTGCTTCGCTCAGTCTGCAACCTCTTCAGCTACTGGGACATCCAGGTGTTTTACAGGGAGGCCCTACACATCCCACCG GAGGAGCTCAGCTTGGTGCCCTGGGCGGAGGTGCAGTCCCGCCTCCTGGCGCTGCAGAGGAGCGGGGGGCTGTGCGTGCAGCCGCGGCCGCTGACCGAGCTGGACGTCCACCACCGCATCCTGCGCTACACCAACTACCAGGTGGCGCTGGCCAACAAGGGCCTGCTGCCGGCTCGCTGCGCGCTGCCCTGGGGAGGCAGTGCGGCCTTCCTCAGCCGCGGCCTGGCGTTCAACGTCGACCTGCTCCTCTTCCGCGGGCCCTTCTCCCTCTTCCGCGGGGGCTGGGAGCTGCCCGATGCCTACAAGCGCAGCGACCAGCGGGGCGCCCTGGCGGCGCGCTGGCGGCGCACGGTGCTGCTACTGGCCGCCGTGAACCTCGCGCTGAGCCCGCTGGTGCTGGCCTGGCAGGTGCTGCACGCCTTCTACAGCCACGTGGAGCTGCTGCGGCGCGAGCCGGGCGCGCTGGGGGCGCGCCGCTGGTCCCGCCTGGCCCGCCTGCAGCTGCGCCACTTCAACGAGCTGCCGCACGAGCTGTGCGCGCGCTTGGCCCGCGCCTACCGCCCCGCCGCCGCCTTCCTGCGCGCCGCTGCACCCCCGGCGCCCCTGCTCGCTCTGCTGGCCCGCCAGCTCGTCTTCTTCGCCGGCGCGCTCTTCGCTGCTCTCCTCGTGCTCACCGTCTACGACGAGGACGTCCTCGCCGTGGAGCATGTGCTCACCGCTATGACCGTGCTCGGGGTCACCGCTACCGTGGCCAG GTCTTTCATTCCAGAAGAGCAGTGCCAGGGTCGTTCCCCACAGCTCCTGCTGCAGGCGGCTTTGGCCCACATGCATTACCTTCCAGAGGAGCCCGGCCCTGCCGGCAGGGTCAGCGCTTACCGGCAGATGGCGCGGCTGTTGCAATACCGAGCG GTCTCCCTCCTGGAGGAgctcctgtcccctctcctcacccccatgTTTCTGCTCTTCTGGTTTCGCCCACGTGCCCTGGAGATTGTTGACTTTTTTCATCACTTCACTGTGGATGTGGCTGGGGTTGGTGACATCTGTTCCTTTGCCCTTATGGATGTGAAACGTCATGGCCACCCTCAG TGGCTCTCGGCCGGACAGACAGAGGCCTCGCTGTCTCAGCGTGCAGAGGATGGAAAGACTGAGCTGTCCTTGATGAGGTTCTCCCTGGTACATCCGCAATGGCGCCCCCCAGGGCACAGCTCCAAGTTCCTGGGGCACCTTCGAGGCCGGGTACAACAAGATGCAGCCTCCTGGGGTGCCACCTCGGTTCGCAGCCCCCCCACCCCTGGGGTGCTCAGCGACTCCTCCTCACCTCTG CCGGAGGCCTTCCTAGCCAACCTCTTGGTGCACCCCCTCTTGCCTCCGCGGGACCTGAGCCCCACAGCCCCCTGCCCAGCTGCAGCCACAGCCAGCCTCCTGGCTTCCATTTCCCGCATTGCTCAGGACCcaag CTGTGTGTCCCCAGGAGGCACTGGGGGCCAGAAGCTGGCCCAGCTCCCAGAGCTTGCTTCTGCTGAGATGAGTCTCCATGCTATCTACCTGCACCAG ctccatcagcagcagcagcaggaactgTGGGGTGAGGCTTCGGCCTCCACCCTGTCCAGGCCCTGGTCCAGCCCCCTGCAGACACTCTCGCCTGATGAGGAGAAGCCATCCTGGTCAAGTGATG CTGATGGCTTTTCTCATCAGGCTCCagtcctgcctccagccccaaaCAGCGGTGGAGAACCCAGAGGACCCAGAATCTGTTCCCTGGAGGGTTTCAGGAGACCACAGACACCCAGAAGGAGCCTGGCCAGGCCCCTAGCACTGACTGAGGGGGCTCCTCTGG gttccCTGGCTTCTCCAGCCACAGGAGATCAGACGAGGGGGAGTGGAAGGACACGCCAAGCCCTCTTTAGAGGCCCCCCATGGACTATGGGCCCAAGGATGCTTTAG
- the ATG9B gene encoding autophagy-related protein 9B isoform X1, with protein MVRRTGWGGSRRQRGRWGDLGPGSVPLLPTPLPPLPPPLCRGPGGGRVSIFSLSPAPHTRSSTSSAPPLALGPPCPVVQAPGTSQSRHSALPTPATPPTQARPAMIPISAPQSWGSHSTPPLASVTPPPTCRCPQDPPGLRIGPLIPEQDYERLEDCDPEGSQHSPLHGEEQQPLLHVPEGLRGSWHHIQNLDSFFTKIYSYHQRNGFACILLEDVFQLGQFVFIVTFTTFLLRCVDYNILFANQPNNRTRPGLLHSKVTLSDAILPSAQCAQRIRSSPLLVFLLILAAAFWLFQLLRSVCNLFSYWDIQVFYREALHIPPEELSLVPWAEVQSRLLALQRSGGLCVQPRPLTELDVHHRILRYTNYQVALANKGLLPARCALPWGGSAAFLSRGLAFNVDLLLFRGPFSLFRGGWELPDAYKRSDQRGALAARWRRTVLLLAAVNLALSPLVLAWQVLHAFYSHVELLRREPGALGARRWSRLARLQLRHFNELPHELCARLARAYRPAAAFLRAAAPPAPLLALLARQLVFFAGALFAALLVLTVYDEDVLAVEHVLTAMTVLGVTATVARSFIPEEQCQGRSPQLLLQAALAHMHYLPEEPGPAGRVSAYRQMARLLQYRAVSLLEELLSPLLTPMFLLFWFRPRALEIVDFFHHFTVDVAGVGDICSFALMDVKRHGHPQWLSAGQTEASLSQRAEDGKTELSLMRFSLVHPQWRPPGHSSKFLGHLRGRVQQDAASWGATSVRSPPTPGVLSDSSSPLPEAFLANLLVHPLLPPRDLSPTAPCPAAATASLLASISRIAQDPSCVSPGGTGGQKLAQLPELASAEMSLHAIYLHQLHQQQQQELWGEASASTLSRPWSSPLQTLSPDEEKPSWSSDADGFSHQAPVLPPAPNSGGEPRGPRICSLEGFRRPQTPRRSLARPLALTEGAPLGSLASPATGDQTRGSGRTRQALFRGPPWTMGPRML; from the exons ATGGTGAGGCGAACGGGTTGGGGGGGGAGCAGGAGGCAGCGGGGGCGGTGGGGAGACCTGGGGCCTGGATCAGTGCCCCTCCTCCCTACGccactgcctcctcttcctccccctctgtgtcgggggcctgggggagggagggtctccatcttctctctgtcccctgcccctCACACAAGAAGCTCTACTTCCTCAGCTCCCCCTCTGGCCCTGGGGCCcccctgcccagtggtgcaggccCCAGGGACCTCTCAGTCTCGCCAcagtgccctccccaccccagccaccccCCCAACACAGGCACGGCCTGCGATGATACCCATCTCTGCTCCCCAATCCTGGGGTTCCCACTCCACTCCACCCCTGGCCTCGGTGACTCCCCCTCCCACATGCCGATGCCCCCAGGATCCTCCTGGGCTGCGGATAGGCCCTCTGATCCCAGAGCAGGATTATGAGCGGCTGGAGGACTGTGACCCTGAGGGGTCCCAACATTCACCCCTCCATGGGGAGGAGCAGCAGCCCCTGCTTCATGTGCCTGAAGGGCTCCGAG GCTCCTGGCACCACATCCAGAACCTGGACAGCTTCTTCACCAAG ATCTACAGCTACCACCAGAGGAATGGCTTTGCCTGCATCCTGCTGGAGGATGTCTTCCAGCTGGG ACAATTTGTTTTCATTGTCACCTTCACCACCTTCCTCCTTCGCTGTGTGGATTACAATATTCTCTTTGCCAACCAACCAAATAACCGGACAAGACCTGGGCTGCTCCACAGCAAAGTAACCTTGTCGGATGCCATCCTACCCTCAGCTCAGTGTGCCCAGCG GATCCGCTCCAGTCCCCTGCTGGTCTTCCTTCTGATCCTGGCAGCGGCCTTCTGGCTGTTCCAGCTGCTTCGCTCAGTCTGCAACCTCTTCAGCTACTGGGACATCCAGGTGTTTTACAGGGAGGCCCTACACATCCCACCG GAGGAGCTCAGCTTGGTGCCCTGGGCGGAGGTGCAGTCCCGCCTCCTGGCGCTGCAGAGGAGCGGGGGGCTGTGCGTGCAGCCGCGGCCGCTGACCGAGCTGGACGTCCACCACCGCATCCTGCGCTACACCAACTACCAGGTGGCGCTGGCCAACAAGGGCCTGCTGCCGGCTCGCTGCGCGCTGCCCTGGGGAGGCAGTGCGGCCTTCCTCAGCCGCGGCCTGGCGTTCAACGTCGACCTGCTCCTCTTCCGCGGGCCCTTCTCCCTCTTCCGCGGGGGCTGGGAGCTGCCCGATGCCTACAAGCGCAGCGACCAGCGGGGCGCCCTGGCGGCGCGCTGGCGGCGCACGGTGCTGCTACTGGCCGCCGTGAACCTCGCGCTGAGCCCGCTGGTGCTGGCCTGGCAGGTGCTGCACGCCTTCTACAGCCACGTGGAGCTGCTGCGGCGCGAGCCGGGCGCGCTGGGGGCGCGCCGCTGGTCCCGCCTGGCCCGCCTGCAGCTGCGCCACTTCAACGAGCTGCCGCACGAGCTGTGCGCGCGCTTGGCCCGCGCCTACCGCCCCGCCGCCGCCTTCCTGCGCGCCGCTGCACCCCCGGCGCCCCTGCTCGCTCTGCTGGCCCGCCAGCTCGTCTTCTTCGCCGGCGCGCTCTTCGCTGCTCTCCTCGTGCTCACCGTCTACGACGAGGACGTCCTCGCCGTGGAGCATGTGCTCACCGCTATGACCGTGCTCGGGGTCACCGCTACCGTGGCCAG GTCTTTCATTCCAGAAGAGCAGTGCCAGGGTCGTTCCCCACAGCTCCTGCTGCAGGCGGCTTTGGCCCACATGCATTACCTTCCAGAGGAGCCCGGCCCTGCCGGCAGGGTCAGCGCTTACCGGCAGATGGCGCGGCTGTTGCAATACCGAGCG GTCTCCCTCCTGGAGGAgctcctgtcccctctcctcacccccatgTTTCTGCTCTTCTGGTTTCGCCCACGTGCCCTGGAGATTGTTGACTTTTTTCATCACTTCACTGTGGATGTGGCTGGGGTTGGTGACATCTGTTCCTTTGCCCTTATGGATGTGAAACGTCATGGCCACCCTCAG TGGCTCTCGGCCGGACAGACAGAGGCCTCGCTGTCTCAGCGTGCAGAGGATGGAAAGACTGAGCTGTCCTTGATGAGGTTCTCCCTGGTACATCCGCAATGGCGCCCCCCAGGGCACAGCTCCAAGTTCCTGGGGCACCTTCGAGGCCGGGTACAACAAGATGCAGCCTCCTGGGGTGCCACCTCGGTTCGCAGCCCCCCCACCCCTGGGGTGCTCAGCGACTCCTCCTCACCTCTG CCGGAGGCCTTCCTAGCCAACCTCTTGGTGCACCCCCTCTTGCCTCCGCGGGACCTGAGCCCCACAGCCCCCTGCCCAGCTGCAGCCACAGCCAGCCTCCTGGCTTCCATTTCCCGCATTGCTCAGGACCcaag CTGTGTGTCCCCAGGAGGCACTGGGGGCCAGAAGCTGGCCCAGCTCCCAGAGCTTGCTTCTGCTGAGATGAGTCTCCATGCTATCTACCTGCACCAG ctccatcagcagcagcagcaggaactgTGGGGTGAGGCTTCGGCCTCCACCCTGTCCAGGCCCTGGTCCAGCCCCCTGCAGACACTCTCGCCTGATGAGGAGAAGCCATCCTGGTCAAGTGATG CTGATGGCTTTTCTCATCAGGCTCCagtcctgcctccagccccaaaCAGCGGTGGAGAACCCAGAGGACCCAGAATCTGTTCCCTGGAGGGTTTCAGGAGACCACAGACACCCAGAAGGAGCCTGGCCAGGCCCCTAGCACTGACTGAGGGGGCTCCTCTGG gttccCTGGCTTCTCCAGCCACAGGAGATCAGACGAGGGGGAGTGGAAGGACACGCCAAGCCCTCTTTAGAGGCCCCCCATGGACTATGGGCCCAAGGATGCTTTAG